One genomic window of Cellulophaga sp. Hel_I_12 includes the following:
- a CDS encoding universal stress protein: protein MDKRILIPTDFSKNALNATRYALNLYAKVNCEFYFLNVFQLEGYTTSTLVLPEPGSETYEHTENQSKAFFVKFLNTLKLHHDNPKHTYHTISSFNFLSEAIKEQLAKKDIDIVIMGTKGATNAKDLILGSNTVKTMEKITACPVLAIPENTQFSPLKEIVFPTDYKTSYKRKEMNYLIEIAKLHSASIRVLHIKKENKLTTAQEDNKQLLEAILSVVEYSFHVLSDTDLSEGITSFVESRNSDMIAFINRKHFFFGNIFSKPLVKEIGYDAITPILALH from the coding sequence ATGGACAAAAGAATATTAATTCCTACTGATTTTTCGAAAAATGCATTAAATGCTACCCGCTATGCGTTAAACCTTTATGCAAAAGTGAACTGCGAATTTTATTTTTTAAATGTTTTTCAATTAGAAGGTTATACCACCAGTACATTAGTATTACCAGAACCAGGTTCTGAGACTTACGAGCATACAGAAAACCAATCTAAAGCCTTCTTTGTAAAATTTTTAAATACCTTAAAGCTTCATCATGATAATCCTAAACATACATACCATACCATCTCAAGCTTTAATTTTCTATCAGAAGCGATCAAAGAACAATTAGCCAAAAAAGATATCGATATCGTAATTATGGGAACCAAAGGAGCCACTAATGCTAAAGATTTAATTTTAGGAAGTAACACCGTAAAAACTATGGAAAAAATTACAGCTTGTCCAGTGCTTGCTATTCCTGAAAACACTCAATTTTCTCCACTAAAGGAAATTGTTTTTCCTACAGATTACAAAACCAGTTACAAGCGTAAAGAAATGAACTATCTTATTGAAATAGCAAAATTACACAGCGCTTCTATTCGGGTATTACATATTAAGAAAGAAAATAAACTGACTACCGCGCAAGAAGATAACAAACAACTTTTAGAAGCTATATTAAGTGTGGTTGAATATAGTTTTCATGTCCTTTCTGATACTGATTTATCGGAAGGTATTACCTCATTTGTAGAAAGTAGAAATAGTGATATGATTGCATTTATTAATCGGAAACACTTCTTTTTTGGTAATATCTTTTCTAAACCATTGGTTAAAGAAATAGGATATGACGCTATTACGCCCATATTGGCCTTACATTAA
- a CDS encoding universal stress protein, whose product MKNILVTTDFSNDAYAALFYSTQLLAAKSCTFYILNVFDKLTPLEEKKTSLFGDKKLLKLLEISSKEKLLHVLHKINLDTDNPIHSFETISKKGTLTKILKKIIHYHAIDFVVMGNKGNTSAKDLFMGSNTVQVANSINLCPILAVPKQINFKTLKEIAFITNFKKGCGEKNIAPLRFIASLSNANIRVMHINENEILDAEQELKRKLLENCLKEYSYSFHWIQNFSAKAQVIDAF is encoded by the coding sequence ATGAAAAATATTCTAGTTACTACTGATTTTTCAAACGATGCCTACGCCGCGCTGTTTTATAGCACACAATTATTGGCGGCAAAGTCCTGTACTTTTTACATATTAAATGTCTTTGATAAGCTTACACCTTTAGAAGAAAAAAAAACATCACTTTTTGGTGATAAAAAATTACTAAAATTATTAGAGATTAGTTCTAAAGAGAAATTATTACATGTACTTCATAAAATAAACTTAGATACTGATAATCCTATACATAGCTTTGAAACGATATCGAAAAAAGGCACATTAACCAAAATTTTAAAAAAAATCATCCATTATCATGCTATTGATTTTGTAGTGATGGGAAATAAAGGAAATACCAGTGCTAAGGATCTTTTTATGGGAAGTAATACCGTACAAGTTGCGAATTCTATAAACTTATGTCCAATTTTGGCGGTACCCAAACAAATAAATTTTAAAACCCTAAAAGAAATTGCTTTTATAACTAACTTTAAAAAAGGTTGTGGAGAGAAAAATATAGCGCCACTACGCTTTATTGCATCACTTTCTAATGCCAACATTCGAGTGATGCACATAAACGAAAATGAGATATTAGATGCCGAACAAGAATTAAAAAGAAAACTTTTAGAAAATTGTCTAAAGGAGTATAGCTATAGTTTTCATTGGATCCAAAATTTTTCAGCTAAAGCGCAAGTAATTGATGCTTTTTAA